Proteins encoded together in one Carya illinoinensis cultivar Pawnee chromosome 3, C.illinoinensisPawnee_v1, whole genome shotgun sequence window:
- the LOC122304210 gene encoding glucan endo-1,3-beta-glucosidase 5: protein MGFRHFVWFLLLCIIVNDESLAIKGVLGLACNWGTRSTHPLPPNIVVKLMKDNGFNKVKLFEADPGALKALGKSGIQVMLGIPNEFLAPLASSVRVAEDWVARNVSSFVSSFGVDIRYVAVGNEPFLKTYKDKFLNSTFPAIQNIQAALIKAGLGRQVKVTVPLNADVYESDSGVPSGGNFRSDIQDLMVSMIKFLSDNGGLLTINIYPFLSLYADPHFPIEYAFFNGSAAPIVDGSISYTNVLDANFDTLISALEKNNFSSMPVVVGEVGWPTDGDTHANVKLAQRFNQGLFDRIIAGQGTPKRPTPTDIYVFALIDEDAKSIDPGNFERHWGVFNYDGTIKYPLDMGKGRKLVAAKGVKYLAREWCVMAPEASLSDPNLPQSITYACTYADCTSMGYGSSCGMLDARSNASYAFNAYYQTMDQRKGACQFNNLSVVTTQDPSKDTCRFQIMMDLGKHEKPRSLAVGRSQMNSLLFVTMVLVLITSIIC from the exons ATGGGTTTCCGCCACTTCGTATGGTTTTTGTTGCTCTGCATCATCGTTAATGATGAAAGTTTAGCGATTAAGGGGGTCCTAGGCCTGGCTTGCAACTGGGGAACACGTTCAACACATCCTCTCCCACCTAACATAGTGGTCAAGCTCATGAAAGACAACGGATTCAATAAAGTGAAGCTCTTCGAAGCAGATCCTGGGGCTCTTAAAGCTCTTGGGAAATCAGGTATCCAGGTTATGCTTGGGATACCCAATGAGTTCTTGGCACCACTTGCAAGCAGCGTCCGAGTTGCCGAGGACTGGGTTGCCCGCAATGTCTCGTCCTTCGTTTCCAGTTTTGGGGTCGATATAAG ATATGTAGCAGTGGGTAATGAACCTTTCCTCAAGACTTACAAAGACAAGTTTTTAAACAGCACATTTCCGGCCATCCAAAATATTCAAGCTGCCCTAATAAAAGCTGGCTTAGGCCGACAAGTGAAGGTGACAGTCCCTCTAAACGCAGATGTCTACGAATCCGACAGCGGTGTTCCCTCTGGCGGAAACTTCCGATCCGACATCCAAGATCTCATGGTCTCCATGATCAAGTTCCTCAGCGATAATGGCGGACTCCTTACCATCAACATATATCCATTTCTCAGCCTCTATGCCGATCCCCATTTCCCTATTGAGTATGCTTTCTTCAATGGCAGTGCCGCCCCAATTGTGGATGGCTCCATCTCGTACACCAATGTCTTGGACGCCAACTTCGATACCCTTATTTCGGCTCTTGAAAAGAATAATTTCTCTTCCATGCCCGTCGTCGTCGGGGAGGTTGGATGGCCGACGGATGGCGACACGCATGCCAACGTAAAGCTTGCCCAAAGATTCAACCAAGGCCTGTTTGATCGCATAATAGCAGGACAAGGCACCCCGAAGCGACCTACTCCAACCGACATTTACGTTTTTGCTCTCATAGATGAGGACGCCAAGAGCATCGATCCGGGGAATTTCGAACGGCATTGGGGTGTCTTCAATTACGATGGAACCATCAAATACCCGTTGGATATGGGTAAAGGCCGGAAGCTTGTGGCGGCAAAGGGAGTCAAGTATCTGGCGAGGGAATGGTGTGTAATGGCGCCAGAGGCAAGTCTTTCCGACCCCAATCTACCGCAGAGCATAACCTACGCGTGTACTTACGCGGATTGCACCAGTATGGGATATGGATCGAGTTGCGGAATGTTGGACGCGAGGAGTAATGCTTCTTATGCTTTTAATGCATATTACCAGACCATGGATCAGAGGAAAGGTGCATGCCAGTTTAATAATTTGTCAGTAGTGACGACTCAAGATCCATCTAAGGATACATGTCGATTTCAGATCATGATGGACCTTGGGAAGCACGAGAAGCCACGGTCACTAGCCGTTGGAAGAAGCCAGATGAACTCACTCTTATTCGTGACTATGGTTCTTGTCCTGATTACTTCAATCATTTGTTGA